The bacterium region CAGAACATTACCAAATCTGACACTGATAAATTGCGTTTGCCCTTTTTTACTTTGAACTAAGAGTTCTCCTACCCGTTTAGTTGCTCCCATAATACTTGTTGGGTTGACGGCTTTATCTGTAGAGATGTAAATAAATTTTGCAATATGATATTTTTCGGCTAATTCAGTTAAAATCTTTGTTCCAATGATATTATTTTTGACTGCTTCTTCAGGATTTAATTCCATCATCGGAACATGTTTATGAGCCGCAGTATGAAAAATAACCTCTGGCATAAATCTTTCCATAACTAATGACATTTTAGCACGGTCTTTAATATCACCAAGGCATATTTTTAGAATATCCTTATTTGTATTTAATTCGTGTTCAAGGAAGAATAAGTCATTTTCATTATGGTCGAATAATATCAATTTTTTAGGGCTGAAATTCAATATTTCACGGCATAATTCCGCACCAATCGAGCCTGCGGCACCTGTAACCAGAATACATTTGTTATGAAGATAGGCTGATATTTCGTCCAGATTTACAGTTACAGGTGGTCGACGTAACAAATCTTCAAGATGAATATCCCGCAATTCCTTAATGCTTACATCCCCTCTAATTAACTCGCCCAGTCCAGGAATAGTTTTACACTGGACACCAATCTCATTACAAATAGAGACAATCTTATAGATAATCTTTCCAGGAACAGAAGGCATCGCAATAATTACCTCATCGATTTTTTTATTTGTAACCAGATGCGGTATATCCTCTTTTTTCCCAATGACCTCTATGCCATGGATTCGCATACCTTGTTTTTGATGATGGTCATCAATAAACCCGACAACTCTATATTCAGAATCAGGATTACTTTTGATTTCTCTAATTATCATTTCACCCGCATCACCGGCTCCAGCAATAAGAACTCTTTTTTTCTCAGTTTGTTTCCATTGGAATTCTCTGATTAATCTCGGCAAAAATTTCCGGGCACTAATGAAGATGATACTAAATGCCCAATCTATAAGTAAAACGGTTCTTGGGAATGACCAACGGGCAAAAAAGATAATCACGACCATTACAATTATACTACAGGTTACTGCCTGGATAATGATAATGAAATCCTGAAGACTGGCATAACGCCATAGTCCACGATAAAGCCCAAAGAAATAGAAACTTGCCAGACGAACTAAAATAAAGACAGGTAAAACGGTATAAAATTGGTCAAATTCTATGTTGGTCAGATGTCCACCAAATCGCACCCAGAAGGCAAGATAGAGGATAATGACACTCATTACCCCATCAGCAATAAGTGATAAATATTGTTTATTCTTTAACATAAAAATCTCCATCGTAATGCGTCAGTCATTTGGGGATGAAAATAGTAGGCAAGTAGGTAGTAGGTAAGTAGGAAAGGGATAAAGGATGTGCACGGTATTCCTCTTCTGGGGGCAATGTCTCCCCCTTTCCTACTTCCTACTCTCCTACTTCCTACTTTCAGGAGAACCCCCCCATTTTACTGACCCATTACCTTCCGTCAATTTATTTCCTTATCAACTTAATTTCCCTACCGCAAATAAAACTTTATATTGATAAATTGGTAAATCATAAGATATTGGCACAGGTGGGATGTATTCTACTGTGCCATCCTTTATTTCAGGAGGCAGAGGAACTAATTTCCCACAGAAAATCCTTTTAAAAAACTCCTTACCTTTCATTGTCTCTGGGATAAGGTGAAATTTAACGGCAAATCTTTTTATTATGGAAATAATCTTATCCTTTACCGCATCAGATATTGGCGATGCCCCATAAATTTCTACATTGATAAATCTTTGTTTCAAAAGAAAATATAACTCTTTGGCAGAGAAATATTTAGTACTATAAGGAGATGGGTTGAAATCATGCCATTCTTTGTTGACTGTGCAAATAAGAAGAATGCCTTTATCTGTAAGTATGCGAGCTGATTCTTCTATAAATCTTTCCGGGCAAGATAAATAATAAATAGCCTCATAGAGGATGACCACATCAAAACTTTTATCCTTAAAAGGCAATTGTTGTGCATTTGCTCGCAAGAGTTGTATCCTGTCTTTATAATGTCTCTGGATAGTTTCTAATAGTTTTTTATCAATATCTACCCCAATGACTTTTTTTGCCTTCTTATCTAAATAACCTAACCCCTGTCCAGAACCGCAGGCGACTTCCAGGACATTCTTCCCTTTACAAAACAAACCTGCAAAGTGGTAGCGAGTATACATCCTTTCTATTTGTTCCTGTGTAACATTATAGCCGGTTATTTCTGTCACTGTTGAAAAATCAGACATATTTCTATCATTACTCCTTCTTAAAAAAATCATAGATAGTCTCTATAACTATTTGTACTTCATCATCAATCAACTCAGGATACATTGGTAGAGAAATAACTTCAGTTGATATTTGTTCAGTCACAGGTAAACTGAAATGACTAAGTTCTAAAGCCTTCTGTTTATGTAGAGGTGTAGGCCAGGAAATTAATATTTCTATCCCACATTTACGCAAATATTGAGCTAATTCATTGCGTCTTTTAGTTCGAATGACATAATTTTGATATACATCAAAGTAGTCATCATTTGAACGAGGATGAGTAATTACTTCTGGAATGTTTGACAACCCTTCATGATATAATCTGGCAATCTCTCTACGGCGATTTACCCATTTATCAAAATATTTGAATTTCATATTAAGTAAAGCGGCATGTAGGTTATCAAGACGGCTGCACCATCCAAAACATTCTATCACTTCAACCGTATCAACCCTTCCGTTATCTCGAAATGCCCTAAGTTTTCTTGCCAATCTATCGTCATCAGTGCATATTATTCCTCCATCACCTGCTGTGCCTAACATCTTGGCTGGATAAAAGCTAAATATGCTGGTATGACCAAAAGAGCCACATCGTTTGCCTTTGAATTTTGCACCCAATGCCTGGGCGGCATCCTCAATAATCATAAGATTATATTTTTGTGCTAATTGCATAATCCTATCCATATTGCATGAATGTCCATTAAGGTGAACTGGAATTATCCCCTTTGTCTTAGGGGTAATAGCGGGTTCAATCTGGTCAACATCTATATTAAAATCATCTTTAATATCTACAAGTATAGGTGTGGCACCACATTGAACAATAGCACCAATAGTAGCTACAAATGTATGAGCGACAGTAATGATTTCATCTCCTGCACCAAAATCTAAGGCATGTGCAGAAAGATACAAGGCATCAGTTCCTGTATTGACACCAATAGCATGTTTAGTCCCAACATATTGGGCAATATTATGTTCAAATTCCTCTAAATCCTGCCGTAGAATAAAATCACCATTTGACATTATCCTTTCAAAGACGCTGTCAAACTCTGACTTCAGTTGTTGATATTGTCTGGGGTAATTGACGAATCTTATTTGGTTTCCCATTTGAGAACCTCCTGTATTTTGGCGATAATATTATTACTCTTTGGATAATATACCTTTTCTAAGGCAAAACTTGCTGGAGCTGGAGTATCAGGTAAGGTAATTCGGGCTATCGGTGACTTAAGATACTCAAAGATATTTTCACACACCATCGCCGATATCTCAGCCGCAAATCCACATGTCTTCCAACCACAATCAGCAATAATAAGTCTACCTGTTTTTTTTACAGATTCAAATAAAAGTTCTTTATCAATAGGTTTAACAGACCGAAGGTCAATAACTTCTACATCAATTCCTTCTTTTTTAAGATATTCAGCCGCCTTTATGGCTTCAATTGCCATGTAGGATACAGATACTAAAGTAATATCCTTACCCTTTTTGCAGATGATACCCTTTCCAATAGGTACTGAATAGATTTCTTCAGGAACATCACCTTCTAAATTATATAGCCATCTATCATCTATATAGATAACTGGATTATCATCTTTTATGGCGGCGATCATAAGTCCCTTGACATCATAAGGAGTTGCAGGCATAACAACCTTTAACCCAGGGATATGAGCACAAAGGGTATGTAATGCCTGGGAATGTTGTGCGGCCTGCTCTCCACCCCGGTTGATAATACTCCATATCACCACAGGCACTGTTGAATTTCCACCAAACATATAATGCCAATTTGCTGATTCATTAATGATGGGGTCCATAGCATACATCATAAAATCCATTCTTGGATGAACAACTATTGGTCTCATTCCGGCAATAGCGGCACCAACAGCGGCACCTGTTATGGCATTTTCAGAAACCGGGGTATCAATAACCCGCTCATCTCCAAATCTCTCCAAAAGCCCTCTGGCGGTATTTCCGACATACCATGGACTTTTCACCCCCTGGCCTATAAGAAAAACAGATTCATCAATCTCCATCATCTGATGGAGTGCCTCATTTATGGCTAAGCTGTATTGCAATTTTCTATTCTTTAAAGACATATTTTGTTAACTCCATTTCTTTTGGATATGAACTGCTTAGAGCAAAGGCAA contains the following coding sequences:
- a CDS encoding nucleoside-diphosphate sugar epimerase/dehydratase; translation: MLKNKQYLSLIADGVMSVIILYLAFWVRFGGHLTNIEFDQFYTVLPVFILVRLASFYFFGLYRGLWRYASLQDFIIIIQAVTCSIIVMVVIIFFARWSFPRTVLLIDWAFSIIFISARKFLPRLIREFQWKQTEKKRVLIAGAGDAGEMIIREIKSNPDSEYRVVGFIDDHHQKQGMRIHGIEVIGKKEDIPHLVTNKKIDEVIIAMPSVPGKIIYKIVSICNEIGVQCKTIPGLGELIRGDVSIKELRDIHLEDLLRRPPVTVNLDEISAYLHNKCILVTGAAGSIGAELCREILNFSPKKLILFDHNENDLFFLEHELNTNKDILKICLGDIKDRAKMSLVMERFMPEVIFHTAAHKHVPMMELNPEEAVKNNIIGTKILTELAEKYHIAKFIYISTDKAVNPTSIMGATKRVGELLVQSKKGQTQFISVRFGNVLGSAGSVVPLFRKQIEEGGPVTVTHPEATRYFMTAPEAVNLIIQAGAMGKGGEVFILDMGEPVKITDLARDLIMLSGFEPDKDIEIKFIGLRPGEKLHEEILTAEEGVNATFHKQIFIAKPDIIDVGTLETKINELTYLAEKGDRKGIVQKLMEFVPNYNPNS
- a CDS encoding class I SAM-dependent methyltransferase, whose amino-acid sequence is MIFLRRSNDRNMSDFSTVTEITGYNVTQEQIERMYTRYHFAGLFCKGKNVLEVACGSGQGLGYLDKKAKKVIGVDIDKKLLETIQRHYKDRIQLLRANAQQLPFKDKSFDVVILYEAIYYLSCPERFIEESARILTDKGILLICTVNKEWHDFNPSPYSTKYFSAKELYFLLKQRFINVEIYGASPISDAVKDKIISIIKRFAVKFHLIPETMKGKEFFKRIFCGKLVPLPPEIKDGTVEYIPPVPISYDLPIYQYKVLFAVGKLS
- a CDS encoding DegT/DnrJ/EryC1/StrS family aminotransferase, with protein sequence MGNQIRFVNYPRQYQQLKSEFDSVFERIMSNGDFILRQDLEEFEHNIAQYVGTKHAIGVNTGTDALYLSAHALDFGAGDEIITVAHTFVATIGAIVQCGATPILVDIKDDFNIDVDQIEPAITPKTKGIIPVHLNGHSCNMDRIMQLAQKYNLMIIEDAAQALGAKFKGKRCGSFGHTSIFSFYPAKMLGTAGDGGIICTDDDRLARKLRAFRDNGRVDTVEVIECFGWCSRLDNLHAALLNMKFKYFDKWVNRRREIARLYHEGLSNIPEVITHPRSNDDYFDVYQNYVIRTKRRNELAQYLRKCGIEILISWPTPLHKQKALELSHFSLPVTEQISTEVISLPMYPELIDDEVQIVIETIYDFFKKE
- a CDS encoding pyruvate dehydrogenase complex E1 component subunit beta is translated as MSLKNRKLQYSLAINEALHQMMEIDESVFLIGQGVKSPWYVGNTARGLLERFGDERVIDTPVSENAITGAAVGAAIAGMRPIVVHPRMDFMMYAMDPIINESANWHYMFGGNSTVPVVIWSIINRGGEQAAQHSQALHTLCAHIPGLKVVMPATPYDVKGLMIAAIKDDNPVIYIDDRWLYNLEGDVPEEIYSVPIGKGIICKKGKDITLVSVSYMAIEAIKAAEYLKKEGIDVEVIDLRSVKPIDKELLFESVKKTGRLIIADCGWKTCGFAAEISAMVCENIFEYLKSPIARITLPDTPAPASFALEKVYYPKSNNIIAKIQEVLKWETK